The Enterobacter kobei genome has a segment encoding these proteins:
- a CDS encoding aspartate/glutamate racemase: MKTIGLIGGMSWESTIPYYRLINEGVKQRLGGLHSASLLLHSVDFHEIEACQSSGEWDKAGEILADAALGLERAGAQGILLCTNTMHKVASHIEARCSLPFLHIADATGRAIRSSGMSRVALLGTRYTMEQDFYRGRVHSEFGIESLIPDEKDRARLNQIIFEELCLGTFSEPSRAYYVSVIEKLAQQGAEGVIFGCTEIGLLVPAERSPVPVFDTAAIHAADAVEFMLS; this comes from the coding sequence ATGAAAACGATCGGCCTGATAGGTGGGATGAGCTGGGAATCGACAATCCCTTATTACCGCCTGATTAACGAAGGGGTAAAGCAGCGTCTGGGCGGACTGCATTCTGCGAGTCTGCTGCTGCACAGCGTTGATTTCCATGAAATTGAAGCCTGTCAGTCGAGCGGAGAGTGGGATAAAGCCGGTGAAATACTGGCGGATGCCGCGCTGGGGCTGGAGCGTGCGGGGGCGCAGGGCATTCTGCTGTGTACCAATACGATGCACAAAGTTGCATCGCACATTGAAGCACGCTGTTCGCTGCCATTCCTGCACATCGCCGATGCCACAGGACGTGCGATTCGCTCGTCGGGGATGTCGCGCGTGGCATTGCTCGGCACGCGCTACACCATGGAGCAGGATTTCTATCGCGGGCGTGTGCACAGCGAGTTCGGCATCGAAAGCCTGATACCGGATGAGAAAGACCGGGCACGCCTCAATCAGATTATCTTCGAAGAACTGTGCCTGGGTACCTTCAGCGAGCCTTCCCGGGCGTATTACGTCAGCGTGATTGAAAAGCTGGCGCAGCAGGGGGCTGAAGGGGTGATCTTCGGCTGCACGGAGATCGGCCTGCTGGTGCCTGCAGAGCGAAGCCCGGTCCCGGTCTTTGATACCGCCGCCATTCACGCTGCCGATGCCGTGGAGTTTATGCTCTCATAA
- a CDS encoding multidrug/biocide efflux PACE transporter, translated as MQHQDALHRKLPERIFHAVCFEGIATAILAPTAAWLMQRSVVEMGGLTVILATTAMLWNIIYNFGFDRFWPVQRVTRTAKVRALHALGFECGFIVIGVSIVAAVLGVTLLQAFTLEIGFFLFFLPYTMFYNWAYDNLREKFLKRRQQRRALAG; from the coding sequence ATGCAACATCAGGATGCACTCCACCGTAAACTGCCGGAGCGGATCTTCCATGCAGTCTGTTTCGAAGGGATTGCCACGGCGATCCTCGCCCCTACGGCCGCGTGGCTCATGCAGCGCTCCGTAGTGGAAATGGGGGGATTGACCGTTATTCTGGCCACTACCGCCATGCTCTGGAACATTATTTATAACTTCGGTTTCGACCGTTTCTGGCCAGTCCAGCGGGTAACACGCACGGCAAAAGTGCGTGCGCTGCACGCCCTGGGGTTCGAATGTGGATTTATTGTGATTGGCGTGTCGATTGTCGCTGCCGTGCTGGGCGTCACCTTGCTTCAGGCATTCACACTGGAAATAGGTTTCTTCCTGTTCTTCCTGCCCTACACCATGTTCTATAACTGGGCATACGATAACCTGCGTGAGAAATTCCTTAAGCGTCGCCAGCAACGACGCGCCCTGGCAGGCTAA
- a CDS encoding GNAT family N-acetyltransferase yields MDILEGHNKFYVNDADGNQVAEIVFVPTGEHLSIIEHTDVDPSLKGQGVGKQLVAKVVEKMRGENRKIIPLCPFAKHEFDNTREYDDIRA; encoded by the coding sequence ATGGATATTCTGGAAGGCCATAACAAGTTTTACGTGAATGATGCAGACGGAAATCAGGTGGCGGAGATTGTCTTCGTGCCGACCGGCGAGCACCTGAGCATTATTGAGCATACTGATGTCGATCCGAGCCTGAAAGGGCAGGGCGTTGGCAAACAGCTGGTGGCGAAAGTGGTCGAGAAGATGCGCGGTGAGAACCGTAAAATTATTCCGCTGTGTCCGTTTGCGAAACATGAGTTTGATAATACGCGGGAATATGACGATATCCGGGCGTGA
- a CDS encoding amino acid permease, producing the protein MSKIWSKDETLWSFALYGTAVGAGTLFLPIQLGSAGAIVLFITALVAYPLTYWPHRALAQFILSSKTKGNEGITGAVSHYYGKKIGNLITTLYFIAFFVVVQIYAVAITNSLTEQLAKHLTVDTAVRVLVSLGVVLVLNLIFLMGRHITIKVMGFLVFPLIAYFLFVSIYLTGNWQPSLLTSQMAVDRHTLHQVWISIPVMVFAFSHTPIISTFAVDRREKFADAAMDKCKKIMKVAYLIICLSVLFFVFSCLLSIPPSYIVAAKEQGVTILSALSMMPSSPAWLGISGIIVAIVAMSKSFLGTYFGVIEGATEIVKSSLNQVGVKKSRAFNRAISIMGVSLITFAVCCINPNAISMIYAISGPLIAMILFIMPTLSTYLIPSLKPYRSPGSLLTLIVGVLCVSVMFVG; encoded by the coding sequence ATGTCGAAAATTTGGTCAAAAGATGAGACTCTCTGGAGTTTCGCTCTCTATGGCACGGCCGTGGGCGCAGGAACGCTGTTCTTGCCCATTCAGCTGGGCTCTGCAGGCGCTATTGTTCTGTTTATTACCGCCCTTGTGGCCTACCCGTTAACCTACTGGCCGCATCGCGCGCTGGCGCAATTTATTCTCTCTTCAAAAACAAAAGGCAATGAAGGGATCACCGGCGCCGTCTCGCACTATTACGGCAAGAAGATTGGCAATCTGATCACCACACTCTATTTCATCGCCTTCTTTGTGGTGGTGCAGATTTACGCGGTGGCCATCACCAACTCGTTAACCGAGCAACTGGCAAAACACCTGACGGTGGATACCGCCGTGCGCGTGCTGGTCAGTTTAGGTGTGGTGCTGGTGCTGAATCTGATCTTCCTGATGGGACGGCATATCACGATAAAGGTGATGGGCTTCCTGGTATTCCCGCTGATTGCCTATTTCCTCTTTGTCTCGATCTACCTGACCGGGAACTGGCAACCCTCGCTACTTACCAGCCAGATGGCCGTTGATCGCCATACGCTGCATCAGGTATGGATTTCCATTCCGGTGATGGTGTTTGCCTTCAGCCATACCCCGATTATCTCGACATTTGCCGTGGATCGTCGCGAGAAGTTTGCTGACGCCGCCATGGATAAATGCAAGAAGATCATGAAGGTGGCGTACCTGATTATCTGCCTGAGCGTGCTGTTCTTTGTCTTCAGTTGCCTGCTCTCGATTCCGCCGTCCTACATTGTGGCCGCCAAAGAGCAAGGGGTAACCATCCTGTCAGCACTGTCGATGATGCCCTCTTCTCCCGCATGGCTCGGCATTTCCGGGATAATCGTGGCGATTGTTGCGATGTCGAAATCGTTCCTCGGCACCTATTTTGGGGTCATTGAGGGGGCGACGGAGATCGTGAAGTCGTCGCTCAATCAGGTTGGTGTGAAAAAGAGCCGCGCCTTTAACCGCGCGATTTCCATTATGGGTGTGTCGTTAATTACCTTCGCGGTCTGCTGCATAAACCCGAACGCGATTTCGATGATTTACGCTATCAGCGGCCCGCTTATCGCCATGATTTTGTTTATCATGCCGACGCTGTCGACGTACCTGATCCCTTCTCTGAAGCCTTACCGCTCCCCTGGCAGCCTGCTGACGCTGATCGTCGGCGTGCTGTGCGTGTCGGTGATGTTTGTTGGCTAA
- a CDS encoding acetyl-CoA C-acetyltransferase → MKDVVIVGALRTAIGCFQGALARHSAVDLGSVVVKALVERSGVAAHEIDEVILGQVLTAGAGQNPARQAALKGGLPNTVSAITINDVCGSGLKALHLATQAIQCGEADVVIAGGQENMSRAPHVLTDSRTGAQLGNSQLLDSLVHDGLWDAFNDYHMGVTAENLAREYGISRELQDAYALSSQQKARAAIDSGRFRDEIVPVSTQRQNGEVVVVDTDEQPRTDASAEGLARLNPAFETQGSVTAGNASSINDGAAAVMMMSESKALELDLPVLARIKAFASVGVDPALMGIAPVYATRRCLDRAGWQLSDVDLIEVNEAFAAQAISVGKMLEWDPLRVNVNGGAIALGHPIGASGCRILVSLVHEMKKRNARKGIATLCIGGGQGVALAIER, encoded by the coding sequence ATGAAAGATGTCGTCATAGTGGGTGCGTTGCGTACAGCTATCGGCTGTTTTCAGGGAGCGCTCGCGCGTCACTCGGCGGTTGACCTGGGCAGCGTGGTGGTCAAAGCGCTGGTGGAACGTAGCGGGGTCGCCGCACACGAAATTGATGAGGTGATCCTGGGGCAGGTTCTCACTGCCGGAGCCGGGCAAAACCCTGCGCGCCAGGCGGCCCTGAAAGGCGGTCTGCCCAACACCGTATCCGCCATCACCATCAACGACGTCTGTGGTTCAGGACTCAAAGCGCTTCATCTCGCTACGCAAGCCATTCAATGCGGTGAAGCGGATGTGGTTATTGCTGGCGGACAAGAGAATATGAGCCGTGCGCCGCACGTTCTCACCGACAGTCGTACCGGCGCGCAGTTAGGTAACAGTCAGTTGCTCGACAGCCTGGTGCATGACGGGCTGTGGGATGCGTTCAATGACTATCATATGGGCGTGACGGCGGAAAACCTGGCGCGCGAGTACGGTATCAGCCGTGAATTGCAGGATGCTTACGCGCTCAGTTCCCAGCAAAAGGCGCGTGCTGCGATTGATTCTGGTCGTTTTCGCGACGAGATTGTCCCGGTCAGCACGCAGCGTCAGAACGGCGAGGTGGTTGTCGTGGATACTGACGAACAGCCGCGCACTGACGCCAGTGCTGAAGGCCTGGCAAGACTCAATCCTGCGTTTGAAACCCAGGGCTCGGTCACGGCGGGCAATGCCTCTTCCATTAACGACGGCGCCGCAGCCGTTATGATGATGAGTGAAAGCAAAGCCCTGGAGCTGGATCTCCCTGTCCTGGCCCGTATCAAGGCGTTTGCCAGCGTGGGTGTTGATCCGGCACTGATGGGGATCGCACCCGTCTACGCTACCCGTCGCTGTCTGGATCGCGCAGGGTGGCAACTCTCCGATGTGGATCTGATTGAAGTGAACGAAGCGTTTGCCGCGCAGGCGATCTCGGTCGGCAAAATGCTGGAGTGGGATCCGCTGCGGGTCAACGTAAACGGTGGAGCCATTGCGCTGGGTCACCCTATCGGGGCGTCCGGTTGCCGGATACTGGTTTCACTGGTCCACGAAATGAAAAAACGCAATGCCCGCAAAGGGATAGCAACGCTCTGTATAGGCGGCGGGCAAGGGGTGGCGCTGGCCATCGAACGCTAA
- the kduD gene encoding 2-dehydro-3-deoxy-D-gluconate 5-dehydrogenase KduD, producing MILDAFSLQGKVAVVSGCDTGLGQGMALGLAEAGCDIVGINIVEPTETIERVTALGRRFLSLTADLRKIDGIPQLLERAVAEWGHIDILVNNAGLIRREDAINFSETDWDDVMNLNIKSVFFMSQAAAKHFIAQGKGGKIINIASMLSFQGGIRVPSYTASKSAVMGVTRLLANEWAQHNINVNAIAPGYMATNNTQQLRADEERSAAILERIPAGRWGLPSDLMGPVVFLASSASDYINGYTIAVDGGWLAR from the coding sequence ATGATTCTGGATGCATTTTCTCTGCAGGGCAAAGTGGCGGTGGTTTCCGGTTGCGACACCGGCCTGGGTCAGGGGATGGCGTTAGGTCTGGCGGAAGCGGGTTGTGACATCGTCGGGATTAATATCGTTGAACCCACAGAAACGATTGAGCGCGTGACTGCGCTGGGGCGTCGTTTTCTTAGCCTGACCGCCGACCTGCGTAAAATTGACGGCATTCCGCAACTGCTTGAGCGCGCGGTGGCGGAATGGGGCCATATTGATATTCTGGTCAACAACGCGGGTCTGATCCGTCGTGAAGACGCGATTAATTTCAGCGAGACTGACTGGGACGACGTCATGAACCTGAATATTAAGAGCGTATTCTTTATGTCTCAGGCGGCGGCAAAGCACTTCATCGCGCAGGGAAAAGGCGGCAAGATCATTAACATCGCCTCGATGCTCTCCTTCCAGGGCGGCATCCGCGTGCCGTCTTATACGGCGTCAAAAAGCGCGGTGATGGGCGTGACCCGTCTGCTGGCGAACGAGTGGGCGCAGCACAATATCAACGTCAACGCGATTGCCCCGGGCTACATGGCCACCAATAACACCCAGCAGCTGCGGGCGGACGAAGAACGCAGTGCGGCCATTCTGGAGCGTATCCCGGCCGGGCGCTGGGGTCTGCCGAGTGACCTGATGGGGCCGGTTGTGTTTCTGGCCTCCTCAGCCTCGGACTACATCAATGGTTATACCATTGCGGTGGATGGCGGCTGGCTGGCACGATAA
- a CDS encoding sugar porter family MFS transporter, giving the protein MTSINDSTLMPAALRDTRRMNQFVSIAAAVAGLLFGLDIGVIAGALPFITDHFTLSNRLQEWVVSSMMLGAAIGALFNGWLSFRLGRKYSLMAGAVLFVAGSIGSAFATNVEVLLLSRVLLGVAVGIASYTAPLYLSEMASENVRGKMISMYQLMVTLGIVLAFLSDTYFSYSGNWRAMLGVLALPAVVLIVLVIFLPNSPRWLAQKGRHVEAEEVLRMLRDTSEKAREELNEIRESLKLKQGGWALFKINRNVRRAVFLGMLLQAMQQFTGMNIIMYYAPRIFKMAGFTTTEQQMIATLVVGLTFMFATFIAVFTVDKAGRKPALKIGFSVMALGTLILGYCLMQFDNGTASSGLSWLSVGMTMMCIAGYAMSAAPVVWILCSEIQPLKCRDFGITCSTTTNWVSNMIIGATFLTLLDAIGAAGTFWLYTVLNVAFIGVTFWLIPETKGVTLEHIERKLMAGEKLRNIGV; this is encoded by the coding sequence ATGACATCTATCAATGACTCTACCCTGATGCCCGCTGCGCTGCGCGATACCCGACGCATGAACCAGTTTGTCTCCATTGCGGCTGCTGTAGCAGGTTTGCTGTTTGGCCTGGATATCGGCGTCATCGCCGGGGCGCTGCCGTTCATTACCGATCATTTTACGTTGAGTAATCGCCTGCAGGAGTGGGTGGTGAGCAGCATGATGCTTGGTGCGGCTATCGGTGCGCTGTTTAACGGCTGGCTTTCGTTCCGCCTCGGGCGTAAATACAGCCTGATGGCCGGCGCCGTCCTGTTTGTTGCGGGGTCGATTGGCTCTGCATTTGCGACCAACGTAGAGGTGCTGCTGCTTTCCCGCGTGCTGCTCGGCGTGGCAGTGGGGATCGCCTCCTACACGGCACCGCTTTATCTCTCTGAGATGGCAAGTGAGAATGTGCGCGGCAAGATGATCAGTATGTATCAGCTGATGGTGACGCTGGGCATCGTGCTGGCGTTCCTGTCCGATACGTACTTCAGCTACAGCGGCAACTGGCGCGCCATGCTCGGCGTGCTGGCGCTGCCTGCGGTGGTGCTGATTGTACTAGTGATCTTCCTGCCCAATAGCCCGCGCTGGCTGGCGCAAAAAGGGCGTCACGTCGAGGCGGAAGAGGTGCTGCGGATGCTGCGCGATACTTCTGAAAAAGCGCGTGAAGAGCTGAACGAAATCCGCGAAAGCCTGAAGCTGAAACAGGGGGGCTGGGCGCTGTTTAAGATCAACCGCAACGTGCGCCGCGCGGTGTTCCTCGGCATGTTGCTGCAGGCGATGCAGCAGTTCACCGGGATGAACATCATCATGTACTACGCGCCACGCATCTTCAAAATGGCCGGTTTTACCACCACTGAGCAGCAGATGATTGCCACGCTGGTGGTGGGGCTCACCTTTATGTTCGCCACCTTTATTGCGGTATTCACCGTCGATAAAGCCGGGCGTAAACCGGCGCTGAAAATTGGCTTTAGCGTGATGGCTCTCGGTACGCTGATCCTAGGCTACTGCCTGATGCAGTTTGATAACGGCACGGCCTCAAGCGGTCTTTCCTGGCTTTCTGTCGGGATGACCATGATGTGTATTGCCGGTTACGCGATGAGCGCCGCACCAGTGGTGTGGATCCTGTGCTCCGAAATTCAGCCGCTCAAATGCCGTGACTTTGGGATCACCTGTTCCACCACCACCAACTGGGTGTCGAACATGATCATTGGTGCGACCTTCCTGACGCTGCTGGATGCCATTGGCGCTGCGGGAACCTTCTGGCTCTACACGGTGCTGAACGTGGCGTTTATTGGCGTGACCTTCTGGCTGATTCCGGAAACCAAAGGTGTGACGCTGGAACATATTGAACGCAAACTGATGGCCGGGGAAAAACTGCGTAATATCGGCGTGTAA
- the yjdI gene encoding 4Fe-4S mono-cluster protein YjdI → MDKELLDAGYRAYTGEKIDVYFNTGICKHSGNCVRGSAKLFNLKRKPWIIPDEVDVETVVRVIDTCPSGAMKYRQK, encoded by the coding sequence ATGGATAAAGAACTACTGGATGCGGGTTACCGGGCCTATACCGGCGAGAAAATTGACGTGTACTTCAACACCGGGATCTGCAAACACTCAGGTAACTGCGTGCGTGGGAGCGCAAAGCTGTTTAATCTGAAACGTAAACCGTGGATTATTCCTGATGAAGTGGACGTCGAAACGGTTGTACGCGTAATTGATACCTGCCCGAGCGGTGCGATGAAGTATCGCCAAAAATAA
- a CDS encoding LysR family transcriptional regulator produces the protein MRYSPEALTAFVEAVAAGSFSAAARRLRKSQSTISTSIAHLEADLGFELFDRSARQPVLTAQGEQVLGYVQAILAASTRLDELAVSLTAQTEARLTFVLSDTLNPDVLEEMMKQFDARFPHTAFECLIGEEEDVIDLLQKARAQVGLTEARDSYPTDIGVTRLPMQTRMAIYVATTHPLAGQAEVQSDELHGWRELRLSTYLEREAEIARGPVWSAPNYLLLLSMAVQGFGWCVLPCALVDEFAAAKSLVQLNVPGWPRAIGIDLLWNKRSPPGVAGSWLRQYLQDVR, from the coding sequence ATGCGCTATTCACCTGAAGCCCTTACCGCGTTTGTTGAGGCCGTTGCGGCTGGCTCTTTCTCTGCCGCCGCACGCCGGCTGCGTAAAAGTCAGTCGACGATCAGCACCTCCATTGCCCATCTTGAAGCCGATCTCGGTTTTGAGCTGTTTGACCGCTCGGCGCGTCAGCCGGTGTTAACGGCTCAGGGTGAACAGGTGTTGGGTTATGTGCAGGCCATCCTTGCCGCCAGCACGCGGCTGGATGAACTGGCGGTGTCGCTAACGGCACAAACGGAGGCGCGTCTGACATTTGTCCTTTCCGATACCCTGAACCCGGACGTGCTGGAAGAGATGATGAAGCAGTTTGACGCTCGCTTTCCCCATACGGCGTTCGAATGTCTGATTGGCGAGGAAGAGGATGTGATCGATCTGCTGCAAAAGGCGCGAGCGCAGGTGGGGCTGACGGAAGCGCGGGACAGTTACCCCACCGACATTGGCGTTACCCGCCTGCCGATGCAGACCCGTATGGCAATTTATGTTGCGACCACGCATCCCCTGGCGGGCCAAGCCGAAGTGCAGAGTGACGAGCTGCACGGCTGGCGCGAACTGCGGCTTAGCACCTATCTGGAACGCGAGGCTGAAATTGCGCGAGGACCCGTCTGGTCAGCACCGAATTACCTGTTACTCTTGAGTATGGCAGTGCAGGGATTCGGCTGGTGCGTGTTGCCGTGCGCGCTGGTGGATGAATTTGCCGCCGCGAAATCCCTTGTTCAGCTCAATGTGCCTGGCTGGCCAAGGGCGATCGGCATCGATCTGCTGTGGAATAAACGATCCCCTCCCGGCGTTGCCGGAAGCTGGCTGCGGCAGTATCTGCAGGATGTCCGTTAA
- the wzz(fepE) gene encoding LPS O-antigen length regulator Wzz(fepE), with translation MSAMDFKKNTDLDFPSYATPAISPKEIDLLGLLDVLLAAKKRIVTIVFIFALAGLAIAFLLPQKWTSKAVITPAEQTQWNPLRQMMVALQVLDVKAQVTRSEIFDLFIKKFQSQSLLKEYLTSSPYVMSQLEEVEVDALELHRAVVNIAERMKAVNDAQVKDADKVPYVSWTLSFTAPKASDAQTVLEGYINYIAAVVEKETVQNIRNQIALRTNEVEQQLKLDRVRLTNIHNTNLQRLNYSLEVANAAGIKKPVYSSGQAVKDDPDYSVALGADGIAQKLQIEKNLKDVTELNADFQNREYYLAQLKNLSFADVKLEPFRYQLSPSLPVKKDGPGKPLIVILAALLGGLFACGSVLLREAMLSRHPLSEPLTQ, from the coding sequence ATGTCAGCAATGGATTTCAAAAAAAATACGGATCTCGATTTTCCTTCATATGCTACCCCCGCAATCTCTCCAAAAGAGATCGACCTTCTGGGTCTGTTAGATGTTCTGCTGGCCGCGAAAAAACGCATCGTCACCATCGTCTTTATCTTTGCGCTGGCAGGCCTGGCTATTGCGTTTCTGTTGCCGCAAAAATGGACCAGTAAAGCGGTGATCACCCCGGCAGAGCAGACGCAGTGGAACCCGCTGCGCCAGATGATGGTTGCGCTGCAGGTTCTTGACGTGAAGGCGCAGGTGACACGTTCGGAAATCTTTGACCTGTTTATCAAAAAATTCCAGTCGCAGTCATTGCTCAAAGAGTATTTGACCTCTTCCCCTTACGTCATGTCACAGCTTGAAGAGGTTGAGGTTGACGCGCTTGAACTGCACCGTGCGGTCGTCAATATTGCGGAAAGAATGAAAGCGGTGAATGACGCACAGGTAAAAGATGCGGATAAAGTGCCTTATGTCTCCTGGACTCTGAGCTTCACGGCACCGAAAGCCAGTGATGCGCAAACCGTACTGGAGGGGTATATCAATTATATCGCGGCGGTTGTTGAAAAAGAGACGGTGCAAAATATCCGTAACCAGATCGCCCTCAGGACGAATGAGGTAGAGCAGCAGCTTAAGCTCGACCGTGTGCGTCTGACCAATATTCACAATACTAACCTGCAGCGGCTGAATTATTCGCTGGAAGTGGCAAATGCTGCGGGCATTAAGAAGCCAGTCTACAGCAGCGGGCAGGCGGTAAAAGATGACCCGGATTACTCCGTTGCGCTCGGTGCTGACGGAATCGCGCAAAAGCTGCAGATTGAAAAAAATCTCAAAGATGTGACGGAGCTGAACGCGGACTTCCAGAACCGGGAATACTATCTGGCGCAGCTGAAAAATCTCTCCTTTGCAGACGTTAAGCTTGAACCCTTCAGGTATCAGCTTTCTCCGTCTTTGCCGGTGAAAAAAGACGGTCCGGGCAAACCTCTGATTGTAATTCTGGCGGCACTCCTGGGCGGGCTCTTTGCCTGCGGTAGCGTGTTGCTGCGTGAAGCGATGCTCTCCCGTCATCCGCTGTCAGAGCCGTTGACACAATAA
- the kduI gene encoding 5-dehydro-4-deoxy-D-glucuronate isomerase translates to MDVRQSIHSAHAKTLDTQGLRSEFLVEQVFEADKYTMVYSHIDRIIVGGIMPVAKTVSVGGEVGKQLGVSYFLERRELGVINIGGPGTITVDGQCFEIGHRDALYVGKGAKEVVFASIDGGKPAKFYYNCAPAHTSYPTKKVTPEDAAPVTLGDNLTSNRRTINKYFVPDVLETCQLSMGLTELAPGNLWNTMPCHTHERRMEVYFYFNMDDDACVFHMMGQPQETRHIVMHNEQAVISPSWSIHSGVGTKAYTFIWGMVGENQVFDDMDHVAVKDLR, encoded by the coding sequence GTGGACGTCAGACAAAGCATTCACAGTGCGCACGCCAAAACGCTGGACACGCAGGGGCTGCGCAGTGAGTTTTTAGTTGAGCAGGTGTTCGAGGCCGACAAGTACACCATGGTCTACAGCCATATCGACCGCATTATTGTCGGCGGCATTATGCCGGTGGCAAAAACCGTCTCCGTGGGCGGGGAAGTGGGTAAACAGCTGGGCGTGAGCTATTTTCTGGAGCGTCGTGAGCTGGGGGTGATTAATATCGGCGGGCCGGGCACGATTACCGTGGACGGCCAGTGCTTCGAGATTGGTCACCGCGATGCGCTGTACGTCGGTAAAGGGGCGAAAGAGGTGGTCTTTGCCAGCATCGACGGCGGTAAGCCCGCGAAGTTTTACTACAACTGCGCCCCTGCGCATACCTCATATCCGACCAAAAAAGTGACGCCTGAGGACGCAGCGCCCGTAACGCTGGGCGATAACCTCACCAGTAACCGTCGCACCATCAATAAATATTTCGTTCCGGATGTGCTGGAAACCTGCCAGCTCAGCATGGGGCTGACTGAACTGGCTCCGGGCAACCTGTGGAATACCATGCCGTGCCATACCCATGAACGCCGCATGGAAGTCTACTTCTACTTCAACATGGACGACGATGCCTGCGTGTTCCACATGATGGGGCAGCCGCAGGAGACGCGCCATATCGTCATGCATAACGAGCAGGCGGTGATTTCACCAAGCTGGTCTATTCACTCTGGCGTAGGGACCAAAGCCTATACCTTCATCTGGGGTATGGTCGGCGAAAACCAGGTCTTCGATGACATGGACCACGTTGCTGTTAAGGATCTGCGCTAG